Proteins from a genomic interval of Capsicum annuum cultivar UCD-10X-F1 chromosome 4, UCD10Xv1.1, whole genome shotgun sequence:
- the LOC107855648 gene encoding uncharacterized protein LOC107855648: MVQNQDLGEDTCVCSSVEGAKIIFTNDFSLFNKGCVKSMADAMVKKCFLCVPQESHKRIRHLLFDPFSMNSLSKFVERFANMLCERLKKVQREGKSFTMLDFNMKITFDAMCDMLMSIKDAHGRLMETFKEMITARRNGKRYHEDFLQSRANNNCSCNDMGCQVFGEYREAQNRLREEEEKEEEELR; this comes from the exons ATGGTCCAAAATCAGGATCTTGGGGAAGATACATGTGTTTGTTCAAGTGTTGAGGgtgcaaaaataatttttaccaatgatttttctcttttcaaCAAAGGCTGCGTGAAGTCGATGGCAGATGCTATGGTAAAGAAATGTTTTTTATGTGTTCCTCAAGAAAGTCACAAAAGAATTAGGCATCTCCTATTTGATCCTTTCTCTATGAATTCATTGTCAAAGTTTGTCGAGAGATTTGCTAACATGCTATGTGAAAGATTGAAGAAAGTACAAAGGGAAGGGAAGAGCTTCACTATGCTCGACTTCAATATGAAG ATAACATTTGATGCAATGTGCGATATGCTAATGAGCATCAAAGAT GCACATGGGAGGCTAATGGAAACCTTTAAGGAAATGATAACAGCTCGGCGCAATGGGAAGCGCTATCATGAAGACTTCCTGCAGTCCAG GGCAAACAACAACTGCAGCTGCAATGATATGGGGTGTCAAGTTTTTGGAGAGTATAGAGAAGCCCAAAATAGGCTCAGA GAggaggaagagaaagaagaagaagagctaAGATGA